Proteins co-encoded in one Setaria viridis chromosome 9, Setaria_viridis_v4.0, whole genome shotgun sequence genomic window:
- the LOC117840722 gene encoding uncharacterized protein yields MNSRPIVLIFLLLVLIITSQFEWKQQIGEAEANPTTNRRRQQALEREDAVKEKIILAQEKNIQQLNELIQSLQLQLLHCRGSNSTAHITSSQSTGDNEAEGQEMISD; encoded by the exons ATGAATTCGAGGCCAATTGTTCTTATCTTCCTCCTGCTCGTGCTCATTATCACGTCACAGTTTGAGTGGAAGCAGCAGATTGGTGAGGCTGAGGCTAATCCAACAACTAATCGGAGGAGGCAACAGGCACTGGAAAGGGAAGATGCTGTTAAAGAGAAA ATAATATTGGCACAAGAGAAAAACATTCAGCAACTTAACGAGCTTATCCAGAGCCTTCAACTTCAGCTGTTGCATTGCCGTGGCAGTAATAGCACTGCTCATATCACCTCAAGTCAGTCGACTGGCGACAATGAAGCGGAGGGACAGGAAATGATTAGTGATTGA
- the LOC117840721 gene encoding NDR1/HIN1-like protein 10 — translation MMLCRGLPLTTAITVTRTALACGKAQLPSFRIRAPGRPIDPRTMCDDCECCGCFGEYRRFACGFCIGLAIIAAVAVIVVLVVGYGHAAQPRFEVEDASLSRFALATTSPTAISYNLTLTLAVRNPNWAMGAAFRSLEADYLFDGQRFDRVDVAAPGYVLPARKTAVFRVASGADAVNVMLGSAGVKAFRRQSEKGVFDVEAALSGEVKYQLHSSWCRLEARCPLKLQLAGQEAAAVVFQKTSCEVLRSSQRGC, via the coding sequence ATGATGCTGTGCAGAGGCCTGCCACTAACAACTGCCATAACCGTCACACGCACAGCACTAGCCTGCGGCAAAGCCCAGCTACCTTCATTCCGTATACGTgcgcccggccggccgatcGATCCACGCACCATGTGCGATGACTGCGAGTGCTGCGGCTGCTTCGGCGAGTACCGCCGCTTCGCGTGCGGCTTCTGCATCGGGCTCGCCATCATCGCCGCGGTGGccgtcatcgtcgtcctcgtcgtcggctaCGGCCACGCCGCGCAGCCCCGGTTCGAGGTCGAGGACGCCTCGCTGTCCCGCTTCGCGCTCGCCACAACATCGCCCACCGCCATCTCCTACAACCTCACGCTCACGCTCGCCGTGCGCAATCCCAACTGGGCCATGGGCGCCGCCTTCCGCTCCCTCGAGGCCGACTACCTCTTCGACGGCCAGCGCTTCGACCGCGTCGACGTCGCCGCGCCGGGATACGTCCTGCCGGCGAGGAAGACCGCCGTGTTCCGCGTCGCCAGCGGCGCCGACGCCGTGAACGTCATGCTCGGGAGCGCCGGCGTCAAGGCGTTCCGGAGGCAGAGCGAGAAAGGGGTGTTCGACGTCGAGGCCGCGCTCTCCGGCGAGGTCAAGTACCAGCTGCACAGCTCCTGGTGCAGGCTGGAGGCCAGGTGCCCGCTCAAGCTGCAGCTCGCCGGccaggaagccgccgccgtcgttttCCAGAAGACATCATGCGAGGTGCTCCGGTCATCGCAGAGggggtgctga